The proteins below are encoded in one region of Caloramator mitchellensis:
- the spoIIAA gene encoding anti-sigma F factor antagonist, protein MQVIFEDKEKALVVKLIGELDHHTAEEVRIKIDNKIDEIGAKNLIFDFNGVNFMDSSGIGVVIGRYRRVKELDGKVSIINLKPNIRKVFELGGMFKIIKEYNGLQQALLEM, encoded by the coding sequence GTGCAAGTAATCTTTGAAGATAAGGAAAAAGCGTTGGTGGTTAAATTAATTGGTGAACTTGACCATCACACTGCGGAAGAAGTAAGAATAAAGATTGACAATAAAATCGATGAGATTGGAGCAAAAAATTTAATTTTTGATTTTAACGGCGTGAATTTTATGGACAGCTCAGGCATAGGAGTCGTTATAGGCAGATATAGAAGGGTAAAGGAATTGGATGGAAAGGTAAGCATAATCAATTTAAAGCCGAATATAAGAAAGGTATTTGAACTAGGCGGTATGTTTAAGATAATTAAAGAATACAATGGATTACAACAAGCCTTATTGGAAATGTAA
- the helD gene encoding RNA polymerase recycling motor HelD, producing MSIKEHPDYNYESKWLSYMLDFARKYHEELMLKKALIDKKVDYTTKHINADASQDYIELMISTQFQASLEKKLEKIADAKEKPYFARVDFKENEALESEKIYIGKMSFIDDENKRVLVVDWRAPIANLYYEERLGSAKYSCVDGIINGEITLKRQYSIEDGNLINMFDIDITTNDEFLQAFLGASADNRLKEIVSTIQVEQNRIIRADMWKPLIVQGAAGSGKTTIALHRIAYLIYTYEKEFLPENFMIIAPSKFFLNYISEVLPELGVDKVKQTTFEEFAFDVLEKRYKLIDLNFKLSSIVELRSKNKDVENIIKSSEFKSSMYFKNAIDEYLKEIEENFIPKEDFKIANIVVYSYDEIQYLFINEYKDLPYLKRVDEIKKHLSNRLKLKVEEIINNIQTECDKKVILVKRKIEDSDERRKIISGLINKKDELIERVKASSKTAVKSYISKIKPLKVEQYYDCFMDSPKLYNLANSYADGLIEIIKSNHNKNKAQKVYEIEDLAALVYIKYVVFGMSEKIRVKHIVIDEAQDFSVFQLLMLKSIIKDSSFTILGDLAQGIHSYRGIKDWDEVSNIVFKDRCNLLTLEESYRTTIEIMNEANKVLRKINNPKLIPAKPVIRHGEDVKYEGYSSIEDIVKDIDKTVNELKIEGFKSFAVITKTLDECFRLNEIFSNSDNKPYILTGKEDEYRGGFVMLPSYLAKGLEFDAVFISNANDELYKDDELDAKLLYVAMTRPLHVLKIYYTDKITPLLKL from the coding sequence GTGTCGATAAAAGAACACCCTGACTATAATTATGAAAGCAAATGGCTGTCCTATATGCTTGATTTTGCAAGAAAATACCACGAAGAGTTGATGCTTAAAAAGGCTTTAATCGATAAGAAGGTTGATTATACTACAAAGCATATAAACGCAGATGCCAGCCAGGACTATATTGAACTTATGATTAGCACCCAATTTCAAGCAAGCCTTGAGAAAAAGCTTGAAAAAATTGCCGATGCAAAGGAAAAACCATACTTTGCCAGAGTTGATTTTAAAGAAAATGAAGCTTTAGAAAGCGAAAAAATATATATTGGAAAAATGTCCTTTATCGATGACGAAAACAAAAGGGTTTTAGTTGTGGATTGGAGGGCTCCAATTGCAAATTTATATTATGAAGAAAGACTTGGAAGTGCTAAATATAGCTGTGTTGATGGGATTATAAATGGCGAGATTACTTTAAAAAGGCAGTATTCGATTGAAGATGGTAATCTAATAAACATGTTCGACATAGACATTACCACAAACGATGAATTTCTTCAGGCTTTTTTAGGTGCAAGCGCTGATAACAGGCTTAAGGAAATAGTTTCAACTATTCAGGTGGAGCAGAACAGGATTATTAGAGCTGATATGTGGAAGCCACTGATTGTTCAGGGAGCCGCAGGAAGCGGCAAGACTACAATAGCACTTCACAGAATTGCATACTTAATTTATACCTACGAGAAGGAATTTCTCCCTGAAAATTTTATGATAATAGCGCCAAGCAAATTTTTTCTAAACTACATTTCAGAAGTATTGCCCGAGCTTGGGGTTGATAAGGTTAAACAAACTACATTTGAAGAATTTGCATTTGATGTTCTTGAGAAAAGATATAAGCTTATAGATTTAAATTTCAAGCTATCAAGCATAGTTGAGCTAAGGTCAAAGAATAAAGACGTGGAAAATATCATTAAATCGTCTGAATTCAAGTCTTCCATGTATTTTAAAAATGCAATAGACGAGTATTTAAAGGAAATTGAAGAAAACTTTATTCCTAAGGAAGATTTCAAGATAGCAAATATAGTAGTTTATTCATACGATGAAATTCAATATTTGTTTATCAATGAATATAAAGATTTACCCTATTTAAAAAGAGTTGATGAAATTAAAAAACATTTATCAAATAGATTAAAATTAAAGGTGGAAGAAATTATTAACAACATCCAAACTGAATGCGATAAAAAAGTAATTCTAGTTAAAAGAAAAATTGAGGATAGCGATGAAAGAAGAAAAATTATTTCAGGTTTAATCAATAAAAAAGACGAACTTATAGAAAGGGTAAAGGCATCATCTAAAACGGCTGTGAAAAGCTATATCTCAAAAATAAAGCCATTGAAGGTAGAACAATACTACGATTGTTTTATGGACAGCCCAAAACTTTATAATTTGGCAAACAGCTATGCAGATGGCTTGATTGAAATTATTAAAAGCAATCATAATAAAAATAAGGCCCAGAAGGTTTATGAGATAGAAGATTTAGCAGCGCTTGTATATATAAAATACGTTGTATTTGGTATGAGTGAAAAGATAAGGGTTAAGCATATAGTTATAGATGAAGCTCAGGATTTCAGCGTATTTCAGCTTTTGATGTTAAAGAGCATTATTAAGGATTCATCATTTACTATATTGGGCGATTTAGCCCAGGGAATACATTCATACAGGGGAATTAAGGACTGGGACGAAGTTTCAAACATTGTGTTCAAAGACAGATGTAATTTGTTAACATTAGAAGAAAGCTACAGAACGACAATTGAAATAATGAATGAAGCAAATAAAGTTTTGAGAAAAATAAACAATCCAAAGCTTATTCCAGCAAAGCCAGTTATAAGGCACGGAGAAGATGTTAAGTATGAAGGCTATAGCAGTATCGAGGATATTGTTAAAGACATAGACAAGACTGTAAATGAGTTAAAGATTGAAGGATTTAAATCATTTGCGGTAATAACTAAAACTCTTGATGAATGTTTCAGGTTAAACGAGATTTTCAGCAATTCAGATAATAAGCCGTATATTTTAACTGGAAAGGAAGATGAATACAGGGGTGGGTTTGTAATGCTGCCTTCATACCTTGCTAAGGGTTTGGAATTTGATGCAGTTTTCATTTCAAACGCCAATGATGAATTATACAAAGACGACGAATTGGACGCTAAGCTATTATATGTTGCAATGACAAGACCACTGCATGTCTTAAAAATATATTATACAGATAAAATTACACCATTGCTCAAATTATAA
- the yunB gene encoding sporulation protein YunB, which produces MKKRKIGFKLKIWIIFLFALTLSLISVIWINNELRPTLLAYCDQEARRVATETINNSIKTEFSNKISYDDIMAIKTDKDGNIVMIQANTVELNVIGSQIALEVQKRIADIKSRTAEIPLSALTGIELLANLGPRIPFNMKPVGSVLTSYRSEFASAGINQTRHIVYLDCAASVQVIIPLARNTVTVSTSIPIAESIIVGKVPNTYAEINSDTIERSIKEYNTNKK; this is translated from the coding sequence ATGAAAAAAAGAAAAATAGGATTCAAATTGAAAATATGGATTATTTTCTTATTTGCACTTACATTATCCCTCATTTCGGTAATATGGATAAATAATGAATTGAGGCCAACTCTCCTTGCTTACTGCGACCAGGAGGCGAGAAGGGTAGCCACAGAAACAATTAATAATTCGATAAAAACAGAATTTAGCAATAAAATATCATATGACGACATAATGGCAATTAAGACTGATAAGGATGGCAATATAGTAATGATACAAGCAAACACGGTTGAGCTTAATGTTATTGGTTCTCAGATTGCACTTGAGGTTCAAAAAAGAATTGCTGATATAAAAAGCAGGACAGCTGAAATACCATTATCAGCATTGACAGGAATCGAATTATTGGCTAATTTAGGTCCAAGAATTCCTTTTAATATGAAGCCTGTAGGGAGCGTATTGACTTCCTACCGCTCAGAATTTGCTTCAGCAGGAATAAATCAAACAAGGCACATTGTTTATCTGGATTGTGCAGCGAGCGTTCAAGTAATAATTCCTTTAGCAAGAAATACTGTAACCGTTTCAACAAGCATACCTATAGCCGAGAGCATAATAGTTGGAAAAGTTCCAAATACTTATGCTGAAATAAACAGCGATACAATTGAAAGGAGCATAAAAGAATATAATACAAACAAAAAATAA
- the spoVAD gene encoding stage V sporulation protein AD codes for MAEKRLGIHTVKLKNPPSILSTATIVGPKEGQGPLKDYFDIVLEDDTFAEKSWEKAESKMLREAVRLAMNKINLAPDQVDYLFAGDLLNQIISSSFAARELGIPFFGLYGACSTLTESLSLASMMIDGGFADITIAATSSHFSSAERQYRFPLEHGNQRPPTSQWTVTGAGAVVLGARGGGPYVTYITTGRVVDFGITDANNMGAAMAPAAADTILRHFKDTGFTAADYDLIMTGDLAKVGFQIAADIIKQNGYDITSKYTDAGIEIFDLTTQDVHAGGSGCGCSATVFGGYLYNQMMQGNLNRIMIVSTGALLSPTSTQQGESIPGIAHAVTIERSVTI; via the coding sequence ATGGCAGAAAAAAGATTAGGGATTCACACAGTAAAGCTAAAAAATCCACCTTCAATCTTATCTACTGCTACAATTGTAGGACCCAAAGAAGGTCAGGGACCTTTAAAAGACTATTTTGACATAGTTCTTGAGGATGATACTTTTGCTGAAAAGTCTTGGGAAAAAGCAGAATCTAAAATGTTGCGAGAAGCTGTCAGGCTTGCAATGAATAAAATAAATTTAGCGCCAGATCAAGTAGATTACCTATTTGCAGGGGACCTTTTAAACCAAATTATTTCATCGAGCTTTGCGGCGAGGGAACTTGGAATACCTTTCTTCGGCCTTTATGGCGCTTGCTCAACATTAACAGAATCCTTAAGTCTTGCATCAATGATGATTGATGGAGGATTTGCGGATATAACTATAGCAGCAACCTCAAGCCATTTTTCGTCTGCAGAAAGACAGTATAGATTTCCATTAGAACATGGCAACCAAAGGCCGCCGACATCGCAATGGACTGTTACGGGTGCTGGTGCTGTAGTTTTGGGTGCTCGTGGTGGAGGGCCATATGTAACTTACATTACAACTGGAAGAGTAGTTGATTTTGGTATTACAGATGCAAATAATATGGGCGCGGCAATGGCACCAGCAGCGGCAGATACAATTTTAAGACATTTTAAGGATACTGGATTTACTGCAGCTGACTACGATCTTATAATGACAGGAGATTTAGCGAAGGTAGGATTTCAAATTGCTGCTGATATAATAAAGCAAAATGGATATGATATTACTTCTAAATATACAGATGCAGGAATTGAAATATTTGATTTAACAACTCAGGATGTTCATGCAGGAGGAAGTGGGTGTGGTTGCTCTGCGACAGTATTTGGAGGATATTTGTATAACCAGATGATGCAGGGCAATTTAAATAGAATTATGATTGTTTCTACAGGAGCTCTTCTAAGCCCAACAAGCACACAGCAGGGCGAATCTATTCCTGGGATTGCTCATGCAGTGACTATAGAGAGGAGTGTTACAATATGA
- a CDS encoding transglycosylase domain-containing protein, whose protein sequence is MSERKKSKKKKRGILNILVLAILLITLFVGAAGIGVALAVVKSAPDIDANILDNLKQSSKIYDKDGNFIEDFSDIQNRTIVQYKKIPKHLRDAFVAIEDERFWTHHGIDPKRIIGAVWHDIKTMSREQGGSTITQQLIKNIALSPKKDITRKLQEWYLAIQLERKLSKEQILEAYLNTIYLGGSAYGVQAAANYYFGKDVQELTIGESALIAGLTQSPYKYYPYSKKNQENPQVYLNRQKTVLNKMLEHKYITQEEYDQALKQKLVFKTKEQANTMKYQWFIEPAIDQIAQELSDKLGITESEAKQRLRTGGYNIYLTIDTKIQDAAESVLNDETYFKQFKLKAYSSDGKSEPVVQPQAAAVIMDYHNGEVRAIVGGRGPHPLRSLNRATEVKRQPGSSIKPLAVYAPAIDTKVATAGTVIEDSPFSSELSAAYGGWEPDNYDKTYRGYLTVREAITRSINVVAAKLLTQVGIGTSVDYLQNKFHLSTITKSDKYIAPLSLGGLTEGVLPIEMAAAYGVFGNQGVYSEPILYTKVTDKYNNVVLEKTSKQSPSISKQAAYIMISMMKDVTTKPYGTGNRARFGSMPVAGKTGTSSDSTNVWFSGLTPYYSGSIWIGHDKPNTSIPSLKSSLAAKIWGDIMKKAHEGLKVVDFEKPTGLVTAQICLDSGKVPSDLCSKDPRGSRVVTEMFIEGTQPVEICDVHITADIDTRNGKLATDTTPSQYRSTKVFIKRDYTPSKPLLDQKYVVPNDFSNIVDAPTGETNNEGQTDGQNNEQNNEQSNGNTTPPSN, encoded by the coding sequence ATGTCGGAAAGGAAAAAAAGCAAAAAGAAAAAACGTGGAATTCTAAATATATTAGTCCTTGCAATTTTATTGATTACTTTATTTGTTGGAGCTGCAGGAATTGGAGTCGCTCTTGCAGTCGTTAAATCTGCTCCTGATATCGATGCCAATATACTTGATAATTTAAAACAAAGCAGCAAAATATACGACAAAGATGGCAATTTCATAGAAGATTTTTCCGATATACAAAATAGAACTATAGTCCAATACAAAAAAATTCCAAAACACTTGAGAGACGCGTTTGTAGCCATCGAAGACGAGCGATTTTGGACTCATCATGGGATAGACCCCAAAAGAATTATTGGAGCTGTATGGCATGACATTAAAACAATGTCGAGGGAGCAAGGTGGCTCAACTATAACACAGCAGCTAATCAAAAATATTGCGCTTTCCCCCAAAAAGGATATTACAAGAAAACTTCAGGAATGGTATCTTGCAATTCAATTAGAAAGAAAACTTTCAAAAGAGCAAATACTTGAAGCATATTTGAACACAATCTACCTTGGCGGAAGCGCATATGGAGTCCAAGCTGCCGCTAACTACTATTTCGGCAAGGACGTTCAGGAGTTGACTATCGGCGAAAGCGCTCTTATTGCCGGATTGACACAAAGCCCATATAAATATTATCCTTATAGCAAGAAAAATCAAGAAAATCCTCAGGTATATTTAAATAGACAAAAAACAGTATTAAATAAAATGCTTGAACACAAATATATAACACAGGAAGAATATGACCAGGCATTAAAGCAAAAGCTTGTTTTCAAAACAAAAGAACAAGCAAATACCATGAAATACCAGTGGTTTATTGAACCTGCAATTGATCAGATAGCACAAGAACTTTCAGACAAATTAGGTATAACCGAAAGCGAAGCTAAACAAAGACTAAGAACAGGCGGATATAATATCTATCTGACAATCGATACTAAAATTCAAGACGCAGCAGAATCAGTATTAAATGACGAAACTTATTTTAAGCAATTTAAATTAAAGGCATACTCATCCGATGGTAAATCTGAGCCAGTAGTTCAACCTCAAGCTGCAGCAGTTATTATGGACTATCATAATGGAGAAGTAAGAGCAATTGTTGGAGGAAGAGGACCTCACCCCTTAAGGTCGTTGAACAGAGCTACTGAAGTTAAAAGACAGCCTGGTTCATCGATAAAGCCTCTTGCAGTTTATGCCCCTGCAATTGATACAAAAGTAGCTACTGCCGGGACTGTCATAGAAGATTCTCCATTTAGTTCTGAATTATCGGCAGCCTACGGCGGCTGGGAGCCAGATAACTATGATAAAACCTACAGAGGTTATTTGACAGTCAGAGAAGCCATTACAAGGTCGATTAACGTAGTAGCAGCAAAATTATTAACACAGGTTGGTATTGGAACCTCTGTTGATTATCTGCAGAATAAATTTCATTTATCGACGATAACAAAATCGGATAAATATATAGCACCTTTATCACTTGGAGGCCTAACTGAAGGAGTTCTTCCAATCGAAATGGCAGCAGCATATGGAGTATTTGGAAACCAGGGAGTGTATTCTGAACCTATACTATATACAAAGGTAACTGATAAATACAATAATGTAGTTCTTGAAAAAACTTCAAAACAATCTCCATCAATTTCAAAGCAAGCAGCTTATATAATGATAAGCATGATGAAGGATGTTACAACAAAGCCTTATGGAACTGGTAACAGAGCAAGATTTGGCTCAATGCCTGTTGCAGGTAAAACAGGAACTTCTTCAGACAGCACAAATGTGTGGTTTTCAGGTTTAACCCCATATTACTCAGGCTCGATTTGGATAGGCCACGATAAACCTAATACTTCAATACCATCATTAAAGAGCTCCCTTGCTGCAAAAATATGGGGAGATATCATGAAAAAGGCACATGAAGGGCTAAAGGTTGTGGATTTTGAAAAACCTACCGGTTTAGTAACTGCTCAAATTTGCCTCGACTCTGGGAAAGTTCCTTCAGACCTATGTTCAAAAGACCCGAGAGGTTCAAGAGTTGTTACTGAAATGTTTATAGAAGGCACTCAACCTGTTGAAATATGCGATGTTCATATTACTGCGGATATAGATACCAGAAACGGTAAACTTGCTACAGATACAACACCTTCACAATATAGAAGCACTAAGGTATTTATAAAGAGAGACTATACTCCATCCAAACCTTTGCTCGACCAAAAATATGTTGTTCCTAATGATTTTTCTAATATAGTTGATGCCCCAACAGGTGAAACTAATAATGAAGGCCAAACTGATGGGCAAAATAATGAGCAAAACAACGAGCAAAGTAACGGAAATACTACCCCGCCTTCAAATTGA
- the spoIIAB gene encoding anti-sigma F factor yields MFQNEMKLEFPSKSQNESFARVVVAAFASQLDPTIEELSDVKTAVSEAVTNAIIHGYENKLGTVVLKCKIEGRKLIIEVIDYGRGIEDVELAKQPLYTSRPELERSGMGFTVMETFMDSLEVESELGKGTRVIMTKEFKNI; encoded by the coding sequence ATGTTTCAAAATGAAATGAAATTGGAATTCCCGAGCAAATCTCAAAATGAATCATTTGCAAGGGTGGTAGTGGCAGCATTTGCATCTCAATTGGACCCGACGATTGAGGAATTATCCGATGTTAAGACTGCTGTTTCTGAGGCTGTTACGAATGCAATAATACATGGCTATGAGAATAAATTAGGGACTGTTGTATTAAAGTGCAAAATAGAGGGAAGAAAATTGATAATAGAAGTTATAGATTATGGAAGAGGAATAGAAGATGTTGAACTTGCAAAACAACCTCTTTACACATCAAGGCCGGAGCTTGAACGTTCAGGCATGGGATTTACTGTTATGGAAACTTTTATGGACAGTTTAGAAGTTGAATCAGAATTAGGAAAAGGAACAAGGGTAATAATGACCAAAGAATTTAAAAATATATGA
- a CDS encoding glycosyltransferase family 2 protein — translation MKGLIFNATFFFQIAIFLITLYYMIISLFGLYRKKEKIKNIEPEKSFALLVAAHNEEMVIGNIVDSLKKLDYPKELYDIFVIADNCSDNTARIAREHGAEVFERFDANKRGKGFALEWMFNNLFQMDKKYDAVVVFDADNLASKNFLKELNKKLCEGYKVVQGYIDSKNPHDSWISESYSISFWTANRLFQLSRSNLGLTNQIGGTGFCIDTEVLKEIGWGATCLTEDLEFTCKLVLNGEKVGWAHNAIVYDEKPLTLKQSWKQRKRWMQGFADVASRFFFKLMKKAIKDRDFVAFDCALYTIQPFIIVGLGISTILTFLQSYSANGLNIFIVSYLFTPIVWKLLSIFQFLFTPFVMFLDRKLSKKMLVYFGLYSLNIFLFDYMFDSDSKLYLILLAHLVFLASFVIILAKFEGKTSLKMFLWYLLYGVYTFTWLPITIQGILDKNNKEWIHTKHTRQISINEIENIDGSSAA, via the coding sequence ATGAAAGGACTTATTTTTAATGCTACATTCTTTTTTCAAATTGCAATATTTTTAATAACTCTTTATTACATGATTATTTCATTATTTGGACTTTATAGAAAGAAAGAAAAAATCAAGAATATTGAACCTGAAAAATCATTTGCTCTTTTGGTTGCAGCTCACAATGAGGAAATGGTAATAGGCAATATTGTTGATAGTTTAAAAAAATTAGATTATCCAAAGGAGCTTTACGATATATTTGTAATAGCTGATAACTGTAGCGACAATACAGCAAGAATTGCAAGGGAACACGGTGCAGAGGTTTTTGAAAGATTTGATGCTAATAAAAGAGGTAAAGGATTTGCATTGGAATGGATGTTTAATAATTTATTTCAAATGGATAAGAAATACGACGCAGTTGTTGTGTTCGATGCAGATAATTTAGCTTCCAAAAACTTCTTAAAAGAGTTAAATAAAAAACTTTGTGAAGGATATAAAGTGGTTCAGGGATACATAGACAGCAAAAATCCACATGATTCATGGATATCGGAATCCTATTCTATTTCATTCTGGACAGCTAATAGATTGTTCCAATTATCAAGGTCTAACCTTGGATTAACAAACCAAATAGGTGGAACAGGATTTTGTATTGATACAGAGGTGCTCAAAGAAATAGGATGGGGCGCTACATGTTTGACAGAGGATTTGGAGTTTACATGTAAATTGGTTTTAAATGGTGAGAAAGTAGGCTGGGCTCATAATGCAATAGTTTACGATGAAAAACCCTTGACATTAAAACAGTCCTGGAAACAAAGAAAAAGATGGATGCAGGGATTTGCAGATGTTGCTTCAAGATTTTTCTTTAAGCTCATGAAAAAGGCAATAAAGGATAGAGACTTTGTAGCATTTGACTGTGCTCTTTACACAATACAGCCATTTATTATCGTAGGATTAGGTATATCAACAATACTTACATTTTTGCAAAGTTATAGTGCTAACGGGTTAAATATATTCATAGTAAGTTATTTGTTCACACCAATTGTTTGGAAACTGCTGAGCATATTCCAGTTTTTATTTACCCCATTTGTTATGTTCCTTGATAGGAAGTTATCTAAGAAGATGCTTGTTTATTTCGGACTTTATTCATTAAATATCTTCCTATTCGATTATATGTTTGATTCTGATTCAAAACTGTATTTAATACTTCTTGCTCATTTAGTATTTTTAGCTTCATTTGTAATTATACTTGCCAAATTTGAAGGCAAAACTTCATTAAAGATGTTTTTATGGTATTTATTATATGGAGTTTATACTTTTACATGGCTTCCAATAACAATTCAAGGTATATTGGATAAGAATAATAAAGAATGGATTCACACAAAGCATACAAGACAGATTAGCATAAATGAGATTGAAAACATAGATGGCAGTTCTGCAGCATAA
- a CDS encoding stage V sporulation protein AE produces the protein MKKRVILVTDGDLNAKKAIEIATQKIGGRVISRSAGNPTLLSGEEIIELIKETPYDPVVVMVDDRGNTHRGSGEEAMAQILKSNDVEVMGVVAVAANSSRVTGVEVDVSIDNQGNVIDYAVDKDGYAKDDKIIKGDTVDILNDYDVPVIVGVGDVGKMEGQDDVEFGAPIITKALEEVIKLYETKKKINK, from the coding sequence ATGAAGAAAAGAGTAATATTAGTTACTGATGGTGACTTAAATGCAAAAAAAGCGATTGAGATTGCTACTCAAAAAATAGGAGGAAGAGTAATTTCTCGTTCTGCAGGAAATCCAACGTTGCTATCAGGCGAAGAAATAATTGAACTTATTAAAGAAACTCCATATGACCCAGTGGTTGTTATGGTTGATGATAGAGGAAATACTCATAGGGGCAGTGGAGAAGAAGCGATGGCTCAAATTTTAAAATCAAATGACGTTGAAGTTATGGGTGTCGTTGCAGTAGCAGCGAACAGCAGTAGAGTAACTGGAGTGGAGGTTGACGTTTCAATTGACAATCAAGGAAATGTAATAGATTATGCTGTTGATAAAGATGGGTATGCAAAGGACGATAAAATTATAAAGGGAGATACCGTTGATATACTTAACGACTACGATGTTCCAGTTATTGTTGGTGTTGGAGATGTTGGCAAAATGGAAGGGCAGGACGACGTTGAATTTGGAGCGCCAATAATAACAAAGGCGCTTGAAGAAGTAATAAAACTTTATGAAACTAAAAAGAAGATTAACAAATGA
- the spoVAE gene encoding stage V sporulation protein AE, translating into MDYIWAFLIGGAICAVGQILMDKTNLTPARILVYFVTAGVILGAIGVYEPLVKIGKAGATVPLPGFGYSLAKGAIKEVDKYGLIGAFTGGVKATAAGIAAAVFFGYIMALLFNPKTKS; encoded by the coding sequence ATGGATTACATCTGGGCATTTTTGATTGGAGGAGCTATATGTGCTGTTGGTCAAATATTAATGGATAAAACCAATTTAACTCCAGCAAGAATACTTGTTTATTTTGTTACTGCTGGTGTTATTTTAGGAGCTATAGGAGTATATGAGCCGCTCGTAAAAATTGGCAAGGCCGGCGCAACTGTTCCTCTCCCAGGTTTTGGCTATAGCCTTGCAAAAGGAGCAATTAAGGAAGTTGATAAATACGGGCTGATTGGAGCATTTACTGGAGGGGTAAAGGCAACTGCAGCAGGAATAGCAGCTGCTGTATTCTTTGGATATATAATGGCCCTTCTATTTAATCCAAAGACAAAGAGCTAG
- the spoVAC gene encoding stage V sporulation protein AC produces MVQKTIPQSSILKDVIFAFVVGGLICDVGQLVMNIFLSMGIPRDEVGSYVASIMVFLGAFLTGLGVYDNIGKYAGAGSIVPITGFANSIVSPAMEYKREGYIFGVGAKMFVIAGPILVYGISSSIIVGIIYFLVKMFVR; encoded by the coding sequence ATGGTTCAAAAAACAATCCCCCAATCTTCAATATTGAAGGACGTTATATTTGCTTTTGTAGTTGGTGGATTGATTTGCGATGTTGGTCAACTTGTAATGAATATATTCCTTTCAATGGGGATACCGAGGGATGAAGTAGGTTCTTATGTAGCATCTATTATGGTATTTCTTGGAGCTTTTTTAACTGGACTTGGTGTATATGATAATATAGGTAAATATGCTGGGGCAGGTTCAATAGTTCCTATCACAGGATTTGCTAATTCTATTGTATCACCCGCTATGGAATATAAAAGAGAAGGATATATATTTGGAGTTGGTGCAAAAATGTTTGTTATAGCAGGACCAATTCTCGTATATGGAATTTCATCATCGATTATAGTTGGAATAATTTATTTCCTTGTCAAGATGTTTGTGAGGTGA
- the sigF gene encoding RNA polymerase sporulation sigma factor SigF: MAKDSPMANIYENQDELLNMIKRSQKGDQSAQDLIVKSNLGLVSMVVKKFLNRGYEYDDLFQIGCIGLIKAIKHFNPEFNVKFSTYAVPMILGEVKRFLRDDGIIKVSRNMKETARKVKLAKERLAIEFGREATIEEISKELSITSEDVVMCLDSLNAPEYLYDTIHHDDGSPVLLIDKVSEDKEIDVDDIDKIALKEVINRLEPRQRQIILLRYFKDMTQNQVAEMLGISQVQVSRIEKKIIKYLREIMK; this comes from the coding sequence ATGGCAAAAGATTCGCCCATGGCTAATATATATGAGAATCAGGATGAGCTTTTGAATATGATTAAAAGGAGCCAAAAAGGAGACCAGTCGGCTCAGGATTTAATAGTTAAATCCAACCTTGGACTTGTGTCTATGGTTGTAAAAAAATTTTTAAACAGAGGATATGAATACGATGACCTATTTCAAATAGGATGCATTGGACTTATAAAGGCAATTAAACATTTCAATCCAGAATTTAATGTAAAATTTTCTACATATGCAGTTCCAATGATTTTAGGAGAAGTTAAAAGATTTTTGAGGGATGATGGTATAATTAAAGTAAGTAGGAATATGAAGGAAACTGCAAGGAAGGTAAAACTGGCAAAGGAAAGATTGGCAATAGAATTTGGAAGAGAGGCGACTATCGAAGAAATTTCAAAGGAGCTGAGTATAACTTCTGAAGATGTTGTTATGTGCCTCGATAGTTTAAACGCGCCAGAATACCTTTATGACACAATACATCATGATGACGGTTCACCAGTTTTATTAATAGACAAGGTAAGCGAGGATAAGGAGATTGATGTAGATGACATCGATAAAATAGCATTAAAAGAAGTAATAAATAGATTGGAACCGAGACAAAGACAAATTATATTATTAAGATATTTCAAGGATATGACTCAAAACCAGGTTGCTGAGATGTTAGGAATATCTCAGGTTCAAGTTTCAAGAATTGAAAAAAAGATAATTAAATATTTAAGAGAAATAATGAAATAG